Sequence from the Lysobacter solisilvae genome:
GATCGCACGGGCGATGGCGGCGGCGCGGTCGCGCTCGACGATCACCTCGAACGCGCGTTCGAATCCGGCCAGGATGTCGGCGACGATCTGCTCGCCGTCTTCCGAACGGGGGGTTGTCGTCGGTGACGACGACGAAGTCGGCGTTGGCCTGGGCGATGGCCGCCATCTGCGGGCGCTTGCCGCGGTCGCGTTCACCGCCGCAACCGAAGATGCAGATCAGGCGCGACTGGGCATGCGCGCGCAGCGAGGTCAACGCCTGTTCGAGCGCGTCGGGCGTGTGCGCGTAGTCGACCACCACCAGCGGGCGGTTGCCCTCGCCGCCCAGGCGGTTCATCCGCCCGTGGATCGGCTGCAGCAGGCCCAGCGTGTCGGCGATGTGCGCCGGGCTCTCGCCCAGCGCGAACAGGACCGCGGCGACCGCCAGCAGGTTGTCGACGTTGAAGCGGCCGAGCAGCGGCGACTGCACCGCATGCGCGGTGCCATCGATCCACAGGTCGAACGCGATGCCGCGGTTGTCGAGCGAAAGTCCCCGCGCCTGCACGACTGCCCGCTCGTCCCCGCGCGAGCTCACGCCCAGCACGCGCAGCGAACCGGCGCTGGCCTGCAGGTCCTCGTGCAGCCGGGCGCCGAACCCGTCGTCCACGTTGACCACCGCCGACTTCAGGCCCGGCCACGCGAACAGGCGCGCCTTGGCCGCGCCGTAGCGGTCCATGTCGCCGTGGTAGTCCAGGTGGTCGCGGGTGAGGTTGGTGAACACGCCGATGTCGAAGTGCACCCCGTCCACGCGGCCCTGGTCGAGCGCGTGCGAGCTGACTTCCATCGCCACGGCCTGGGCACCGGCCTCATGCATCTGCGCCAGCAGGGCGTGCAGGCGCAGCACCAGCGGCGTGGTGAAGCCGGTCGGCGACACCTGGCCGTACAGGCCGGCACCCAGGGTGCCGATGGTGCCGCAGCGCACTCCGCGCAGCGTCCAGGCCTGGGCCAGCAGCTGCACGGTCGAGGTCTTGCCGTTGGTGCCGGTGACACCCACCACCGTCATCGCGTCGGTGATGCGCGCATGGAAGCGATCGGCCAGTTCGCCCAGCCGCGCGCGCAGGTCCGGCACCGCGATGGCGTCGACGGGCGCGTCCAGGTCGGCGGGCGCCGGCGGTTCGAACAGGACGGCCACGGCACCGGCCGCGCGCGCCTGTTCGACGAATTTCAGGCCATGCGCGCCGAAGCCGGCGATCGCCACGAAGGCGTGGCCGGGCAGCACTTCGCGGCTGTCCATCGACAGGCCGGTGATGTGCAGGCCTTCGGGCACGCCGCTGACGTCGGGCAGCAGTTCCTGCAGGCGCATCGCGGCGCTCATCGCAGGCCTCCCTGCACGGGAGCGGGCAACGGAGCGGCGACTGCGCCCGCGGTGGCCGTCGCGGCCGCCGGAGCCAACGGCGCGCTCGCGGCCGAAGCATCGGGCAGCACCGGGCCATCCTCGCCGCGCAGCTCGCTGGCGTGCTGCGCCTTGGCCTGCGCGGCCATCCAGGTGTCGATGTCGTCGGGCGGGACGTCCATCAGGCGCAGCGCGCCGTCCATGACGCTCTTGAACACCGGCGCGGACACCAGTCCGCCGAAGTAGCCCTTGGACGGATCGGGATCGTTGACCACGACCACCATCGAGAAGCGCGGATTCTTCACCGGCACGACGCCGGCGAAGAAGGACAGATAACGGCGCGTGTAGCCGCCGTTCTCGCTGAACTTGCGCGCGGTGCCGGTCTTGCCGGCCACGTGGTAGCCCAGGATGGCGGCCTGCGTCGCCGTGCCGCCGGGCTCGGTGACGGTCTGCATCATCCGCATCACGTCCTGCGCCACGGCCGGGTCGAGCGCCTGGCGCGACTGCGGCGGCGTGCCCTTGACGAAGGTCGGCGTGATCAGCCGGCCACCGTTGCCCAGCGCCGCATACACGCGGGCGATCTGCAGCGGCGTGGCCGACAGGCCGTAGCCATAGGACATCGTGCCCTTGGTGGTGCCGCTCCAGCGCGCCGGCGGCGCCAGCACGCCCGAGGATTCGCCCGGGAATCCGCTGCCCGGCTTGCTGCCGTAGCCGAAGTTCTTCACGAAATCGTAGTAGTACTGGTCGTCCATCCGCGCCACGAGCTTGGCCGCGCCGATGTTGGAGCTCTTGGTGATCAGGCCGGTGACGGTCTGCACGCCGTAGTTGTTGTGGTCACGGATGGTGTAGCGGCCCAGCTTCATGTAGCCGGGCGAGACGTCGATGCGCGTGTCGGGCGTGACCAGGTGCGCGTTGAGCGCAGCGGCGACGGTGATCGGCTTCATCGTCGAACCCGGCTCGAACACGTCGGTGACCGCGCGGTTGCGGTGCGCCTCGGCGTTGCCCATGTCCACGGCGTTCGGGTTGAAGCTGGGCAGGTTGACCATGGCCAGCACTTCACCGGTGGCCACGTCCATCACCACGGCCGAACCGCTGCTGGCGCCGCTCTTGAGCAGCATGTTGCGCAGTTCGCGATGGGCGAGGAACTGGATGCGCCGGTCGATCGTCAGCGTGAGGTCCTGCCCCGGCTGCGCGGCGCGGATCAGGTCCACGCTCTCCACGATCCGGCCCTGGCCATCGCGGATCACGCGCTTGGCCCCGGGCTTGCCGGCGAGCACGTGGTCGAACGACAGCTCCAGGCCTTCCTGGCCGCGGTCGTCGACGTTGGTGAAGCCCAGCACGTGGGCCATCACCTCGCCCTGCGGATAGAAGCGGCGGAACTCGCGCTGCGAGAACACCCCGGGGATGTCCAGCGCGAGGATGCGGCGGGCCTGCTCCGGGCTCACGCGGCGCTTGAGGTAGAGGAATTCCTTGGTCGAGCGCTGGCTGAGCTTGCGCTCGAGCACGTCGGGCGGCACGCCCAGCGCGGTGGCCAGCTGCGGGATGCGCGCCGGATTCTTCAGCAGTTCCTTGGGATTGCCCCACAC
This genomic interval carries:
- a CDS encoding peptidoglycan D,D-transpeptidase FtsI family protein, encoding MIVCGALGLCSLALVVRALDVQVIHNDFYLQQGQARSLRELPIPTSRGMITDRNGEPLAVSTPVESVWGNPKELLKNPARIPQLATALGVPPDVLERKLSQRSTKEFLYLKRRVSPEQARRILALDIPGVFSQREFRRFYPQGEVMAHVLGFTNVDDRGQEGLELSFDHVLAGKPGAKRVIRDGQGRIVESVDLIRAAQPGQDLTLTIDRRIQFLAHRELRNMLLKSGASSGSAVVMDVATGEVLAMVNLPSFNPNAVDMGNAEAHRNRAVTDVFEPGSTMKPITVAAALNAHLVTPDTRIDVSPGYMKLGRYTIRDHNNYGVQTVTGLITKSSNIGAAKLVARMDDQYYYDFVKNFGYGSKPGSGFPGESSGVLAPPARWSGTTKGTMSYGYGLSATPLQIARVYAALGNGGRLITPTFVKGTPPQSRQALDPAVAQDVMRMMQTVTEPGGTATQAAILGYHVAGKTGTARKFSENGGYTRRYLSFFAGVVPVKNPRFSMVVVVNDPDPSKGYFGGLVSAPVFKSVMDGALRLMDVPPDDIDTWMAAQAKAQHASELRGEDGPVLPDASAASAPLAPAAATATAGAVAAPLPAPVQGGLR